A single region of the Acidobacteriota bacterium genome encodes:
- a CDS encoding insulinase family protein, with the protein MRSRPRFCRAAAFAAITAVLAGVFVVAGGAQVRPTKFDYRLETLDNGLRVILSEDRSTPIVHLQLWYHVGSRDEPPGRTGFAHLFEHLMFQGSHNLQRGDHLALITRIGGEGNAYTTDDSTVYHATVPGEYLPLVLWMEADRMATLRINQEGLDAEREVVKEERRLRYENEPFGLLNEILYEHAFTTHPYRHTTIGSMEDIEAARIEDVREFFDTYYVPENATLALVGDFDTDYAFQLVQHFFGRVPKAERPVPRDLPREPAPAGPRNVTVEADNWPLPAVIVAHPVTYDGHPDAYPLHILSKVLSDGQSARIYRRLVYEQQVAVTAFGQSVLIEDPNLFYAVALVPPGRSTDEAAAALIAELDRAKTDPPTDAELQRAKNQFARDYVIGRITIEQKAMHLAHAVVAHDDVTTADAEFDIFMNVSSDDVQRVARTYLRDENRLVLTILPRGSGGGGQ; encoded by the coding sequence ATGCGTTCCCGGCCGCGTTTCTGCCGTGCCGCTGCGTTCGCGGCAATCACCGCCGTCCTGGCGGGCGTTTTCGTCGTTGCGGGGGGCGCGCAGGTTCGGCCGACGAAGTTCGATTACCGACTCGAAACGCTCGACAATGGACTGAGGGTGATCCTCTCCGAGGACCGCTCCACCCCTATTGTCCACCTGCAGCTCTGGTACCACGTCGGATCGCGCGACGAGCCGCCGGGCCGCACCGGGTTCGCCCACCTGTTCGAGCACCTCATGTTCCAGGGGTCGCACAACCTTCAACGGGGCGACCACCTGGCCCTCATCACGCGCATCGGCGGCGAAGGCAACGCCTACACGACCGACGACTCCACCGTCTACCACGCAACGGTCCCGGGCGAGTACCTGCCGCTGGTGCTGTGGATGGAAGCGGATCGGATGGCGACCCTCCGGATCAACCAGGAGGGACTTGACGCCGAACGCGAAGTGGTGAAGGAAGAGCGCCGCCTCCGGTACGAGAACGAGCCGTTCGGCCTTCTGAACGAGATTCTGTACGAGCACGCCTTCACCACGCACCCCTACCGGCATACAACGATCGGTTCGATGGAAGACATAGAGGCGGCGCGGATCGAGGACGTGCGGGAGTTCTTCGACACCTACTACGTCCCGGAGAACGCCACGCTGGCCCTGGTGGGCGACTTCGACACCGACTACGCGTTCCAGCTCGTGCAGCACTTCTTCGGGCGGGTCCCGAAGGCGGAACGCCCGGTGCCTCGCGACCTGCCGCGCGAGCCCGCGCCGGCGGGCCCGCGCAACGTGACCGTCGAAGCCGACAACTGGCCGTTGCCGGCGGTCATCGTGGCCCACCCCGTGACCTACGACGGGCACCCCGACGCCTACCCGCTCCACATCCTCTCGAAGGTGCTGTCCGATGGGCAGAGCGCGCGGATCTACCGGCGGCTGGTGTACGAGCAGCAGGTCGCGGTCACCGCTTTCGGCCAGTCGGTGCTGATCGAGGATCCGAACCTCTTCTACGCGGTGGCGCTCGTGCCGCCGGGACGGTCGACGGACGAAGCGGCGGCGGCGCTGATCGCGGAGCTCGACCGGGCGAAGACCGATCCGCCGACCGACGCCGAGCTGCAGCGGGCCAAGAACCAGTTCGCTCGCGATTACGTCATCGGCCGGATCACGATCGAGCAGAAGGCGATGCATCTCGCGCACGCGGTGGTGGCGCATGACGACGTGACCACCGCCGACGCCGAGTTCGACATCTTCATGAACGTGTCGAGCGACGACGTGCAGCGGGTGGCCCGGACCTACCTGCGCGACGAGAATCGCCTCGTGCTGACGATCCTGCCCCGGGGCAGCGGGGGGGGCGGACAGTGA